From one Triticum aestivum cultivar Chinese Spring chromosome 4B, IWGSC CS RefSeq v2.1, whole genome shotgun sequence genomic stretch:
- the LOC123089268 gene encoding probable glutathione S-transferase GSTU6 has protein sequence MAGGGDELKLLGSWSSPYVTRAKLALAIKGLSYESVDEDVHNKSHLLLSSNPVHKKIPVLIHNGVPVCESMIIVQYIDEVFAGTGPPILPADPHERAVARFWAAYVDDKLVSQWTNSSRSKSKAGAEAMAEMLVAVETLEGGLRECSKGRGFFGGDGVGLVDIALGSMHSWMMAIEAMSGAKVFDPARTPLLAAWMERFGALDAARAVLPDVGRVVELAKIRHGQAAAASTSNNK, from the coding sequence ATGGCCGGAGGAGGAGATGAGCTGAAGCTGCTGGGGTCATGGTCAAGTCCGTATGTCACGAGAGCGAAGCTTGCCCTCGCCATTAAGGGCCTGAGCTACGAGAGCGTCGACGAGGACGTCCACAACAAGAGCCACCTCCTCCTCAGCTCCAACCCCGTGCACAAGAAGATTCCCGTGCTCATCCACAACGGCGTCCCCGTCTGCGAGTCCATGATCATCGTGCAGTACATCGACGAGGTGTTCGCGGGCACCGGGCCGCCGATCCTCCCCGCCGACCCCCACGAGCGCGCCGTCGCCCGTTTCTGGGCGGCCTACGTCGACGACAAGCTGGTGTCCCAGTGGACGAACTCGTCCAGGAGCAAGAGCAAGGCGGGGGCCGAGGCGATGGCGGAGATGCTGGTGGCCGTGGAGACCCTGGAGGGGGGCCTGAGGGAGTGCTCCAAGGGGAGGGGCTTcttcggcggcgacggcgtcgggctgGTGGACATTGCGCTGGGGAGCATGCACTCGTGGATGATGGCGATCGAGGCCATGTCCGGCGCCAAGGTGTTCGACCCCGCCAGGACCCCGCTGCTGGCGGCCTGGATGGAGCGTTTCGGCGCGCTTGATGCGGCCAGGGCGGTGCTGCCGGACGTCGGCAGGGTGGTGGAGCTCGCCAAGATCAGGCACGGACAAGCCGCCGCAGCTTCAACTTCAAACAACAAGTAG